In Candidatus Baltobacteraceae bacterium, the sequence TAATCGCAGCATTGATCGAAATCCCCGCCGAAAAGGTGCGATCCCCCCTCATTAAAGCCGCTAGCATTCCGTCCGAGCGTGCCGAGGCGATCGACGAAGTCGCGTCCTCATTCGGAAGCAGCGTCGCGCTGGTGCCGATCAATGCGCTATTCACCCAAGCCTCGCAAGCCGGCTACACGGTCGGCGGTTTCCCCGCGCCGCTCAGCCCGCAGTTCGGCGGCGGACTGGTGAGCTGGGACGGACTGCATCCCTCGAATCTCGGTTACGCGATCATCGCGAATCAGTTCATCTCGACGGCCGACACGGCGTTCGGAATGACGATACCTCAGCTCAGCCCGCTCCAGTTGGCGGGGATCGCCTCAACCGATCCGTACGATCCATATGTGGTCAAAGCCGGCGATCCCGACTCGCCGTTCCCATTACCCTAGCGAAACCGAATTTCGCAAATGAAGAGAGGGGCCCGATCACTCGGGCCCCCTTTTTTGGGCGGACCGTCCTCTCAATCCTACGTCCGAGGCAATTGGCGTCAGTCCTTTTCTGTGTCCGTGCCCCCAGAGCCGATGTCGGCATCATGACTAGACGGCAACGCGGAGCTCAACTCCCAGTCCCAGTAGCCCTTATCCTCACCGTCGTTAAGCCGCGCCTCGATATAGTCCAGATCACAACTGGGGGGAAAATTAAAGGCAACGTAATCCCTACCGTAACGCTCGATTCCAGATGCGAGCTTAGCCAACTCAGAAAGTCGCTCGAGAACGTCCGCGATTCCGGACATGCCCTCACCCACCGTCACACGGCACGTCTTATTGCCGGATCGCTCTATGAGGGAGTTGAAGTAAGGCCTATCATCGCCGTCCACGCGCTTGGTTGAGATGACATCTCCGACGCTAACACCATAGGCGAAGAGGGGGATGTTGTCGACGCGGTATTTGTCAGATAAAAGCTTGTCGCACCACAGTATTTCGGCGCCTTCGTCAAAGGGAAAGACTACCCTTT encodes:
- a CDS encoding DUF4265 domain-containing protein — encoded protein: MVEQRAARHDQQRVVFPFDEGAEILWCDKLLSDKYRVDNIPLFAYGVSVGDVISTKRVDGDDRPYFNSLIERSGNKTCRVTVGEGMSGIADVLERLSELAKLASGIERYGRDYVAFNFPPSCDLDYIEARLNDGEDKGYWDWELSSALPSSHDADIGSGGTDTEKD